In a genomic window of Streptomyces koelreuteriae:
- a CDS encoding AAA family ATPase: MPTRSTPLADTTARLDIAADLLTLLRDTTTEPRPDSQLEALTLAVAADLPVLLWGEPGIGKTAALNQLADALDLPLTTVIASVHEPSDFSGLPIVGDDPAEQGVPLAPPDWAVRLVRAGRGLLFLDELSTAPPAVQAALLRLVLERRIGALRLPPGVRIVAAANPRSSAADGWELSPPLANRFVHLQWAHDTDVVVRGLGGTWPRATLPRLDPGKLPDAVAFARRAVCELLTARPGLVHRLPSGETRRGGAWPSPRSWEMTLHLIAFATAAGSSRDVLSLLVRGTVGDGPGLELLASLDRMDLPDPETLLADPAGAVLPERGDLRQAALDAVVAAVRSRPERPRWDAAWALLVKAVESGPPDVVVVPATTLAALRREDWDVPAAIERLAGVVSLSGRADRAAARTAAAEEAVAKAGR, encoded by the coding sequence ATGCCCACACGCAGCACACCCCTCGCCGACACCACCGCCCGCCTCGACATCGCCGCCGACCTGCTGACCCTCCTGCGCGACACCACCACCGAACCCCGCCCCGACAGCCAACTGGAAGCCCTCACCCTGGCCGTGGCAGCCGATCTGCCCGTGCTGCTGTGGGGAGAGCCGGGCATCGGAAAGACGGCGGCCCTGAACCAGCTCGCCGACGCCCTGGATCTGCCGCTGACGACGGTGATCGCGAGCGTGCACGAGCCGTCCGACTTCTCGGGGCTGCCGATCGTCGGCGACGACCCCGCCGAACAGGGCGTGCCCCTGGCCCCGCCGGACTGGGCGGTACGTCTGGTGCGGGCCGGCCGGGGACTGCTGTTCCTCGACGAACTCTCCACCGCACCACCCGCCGTCCAGGCCGCCCTGCTCCGGCTCGTGCTGGAGCGGCGGATCGGCGCGCTGCGGCTGCCGCCCGGCGTGCGGATCGTGGCCGCCGCCAACCCGCGTTCCTCGGCCGCCGACGGCTGGGAACTGAGCCCGCCGCTCGCCAACCGCTTCGTCCACCTCCAGTGGGCGCACGACACCGACGTCGTCGTCCGGGGCCTCGGCGGGACCTGGCCCCGGGCGACCCTGCCCCGGCTCGACCCCGGGAAGCTGCCGGACGCCGTGGCCTTCGCCCGCCGTGCCGTGTGCGAGCTGCTCACGGCGCGCCCCGGGCTCGTGCACCGGCTGCCCAGCGGAGAGACCCGCCGGGGCGGGGCCTGGCCGTCGCCCCGGAGCTGGGAGATGACGCTGCATCTCATCGCCTTCGCCACCGCGGCCGGCTCCTCCCGTGACGTCCTGTCCCTGCTGGTCCGGGGCACCGTCGGGGACGGGCCGGGACTCGAACTGCTGGCGAGCCTGGACCGGATGGACCTCCCGGACCCCGAGACCCTGCTCGCCGACCCGGCCGGGGCGGTCCTGCCCGAGCGGGGCGATCTGCGCCAGGCCGCGCTGGACGCCGTGGTGGCGGCGGTCCGCAGCCGCCCGGAGCGGCCCCGCTGGGACGCGGCGTGGGCCCTGCTGGTCAAGGCGGTGGAGAGCGGGCCCCCGGATGTCGTGGTCGTCCCCGCGACCACGCTCGCGGCCCTGCGCCGGGAGGACTGGGACGTACCGGCGGCGATCGAGCGCCTCGCCGGCGTCGTGTCCCTCTCCGGCCGGGCGGACCGCGCGGCGGCCCGGACGGCGGCCGCGGAAGAGGCCGTGGCGAAGGCGGGCCGATGA
- a CDS encoding DUF952 domain-containing protein, whose product MIYHAVPDTVWNTAPGPTYAPDSLAEEGFVHCSPDEPTTLAVVNAFYRDAPRPLLVLALDEARLTARVEFEAAAPAPPPGVAEDVLFPHVFGPLDRDAVDHVLEVRWDEEGRAAGLSRRD is encoded by the coding sequence ATGATCTATCACGCCGTACCGGACACCGTCTGGAACACCGCCCCCGGCCCGACGTACGCGCCCGACTCCCTCGCCGAGGAGGGCTTCGTGCACTGCTCCCCGGACGAGCCGACCACGCTGGCCGTCGTCAACGCCTTCTACCGGGACGCGCCCAGGCCCCTGCTGGTGCTCGCCCTGGACGAGGCGCGCCTCACCGCGCGGGTGGAGTTCGAGGCGGCGGCCCCGGCCCCGCCGCCCGGGGTCGCCGAAGACGTCCTGTTCCCCCATGTGTTCGGCCCTCTCGACCGGGACGCCGTCGACCACGTCCTCGAGGTGCGGTGGGACGAGGAGGGCCGGGCGGCGGGGCTGAGCCGGCGGGACTGA
- the bla gene encoding class A beta-lactamase produces the protein MAAVALLPLAGCGTDDDRNTDTGRAGSSPTTGPPAPAPPVRRARLADLEREYGARVGVYALATGTGATVIHRADERFAFCSTFKALAAAAVLHHRSLKGLDRRVTYTRADLESTSPITGKHVATGMTLRQLCDAAVRYSDGTAGNLLLRDLGGPARLTAYLRGLGDKVSRMDHYEPELHDVRPDDPSDTTTPRAIATDFRALLLGTALPAGERALLTRWLSRNATEVGARRIRAGLPEGWEVADKTGTGNYGRANDIALVRPPRTEPLVLAVMTDRPGYEAEPSDALIAEATRRTVAALKG, from the coding sequence CTGGCCGCCGTCGCCCTGCTCCCCCTCGCCGGCTGCGGCACGGACGACGACCGGAACACCGATACCGGCCGGGCGGGCAGCAGCCCCACGACCGGCCCGCCCGCCCCCGCGCCTCCCGTCCGTCGCGCCCGTCTGGCGGACCTGGAGCGCGAGTACGGCGCCCGCGTCGGTGTCTACGCCCTCGCCACCGGCACCGGCGCCACCGTGATCCACCGTGCCGACGAGCGCTTCGCCTTCTGCTCGACCTTCAAGGCACTGGCCGCCGCGGCGGTCCTGCACCACCGCTCCCTGAAGGGCCTGGACCGGCGCGTCACCTACACCCGGGCCGACCTCGAGTCCACGTCGCCGATCACCGGGAAGCACGTCGCGACCGGCATGACCCTCCGCCAACTCTGCGACGCCGCCGTCCGGTACAGCGACGGCACGGCAGGGAACCTGCTGCTGCGCGACCTCGGCGGCCCGGCGCGGCTCACCGCCTATCTGCGCGGACTCGGCGACAAGGTCAGCCGCATGGACCACTACGAGCCCGAACTGCACGACGTACGACCCGACGACCCCAGCGACACCACCACCCCCCGGGCGATCGCCACCGACTTCCGCGCACTGCTCCTCGGCACCGCCCTGCCCGCCGGTGAACGCGCCCTGCTCACGCGCTGGCTCTCGCGCAACGCCACCGAGGTCGGCGCCCGGCGGATCCGGGCCGGGCTCCCCGAGGGCTGGGAGGTGGCCGACAAGACCGGCACGGGCAACTACGGCAGGGCCAACGACATCGCCCTCGTCCGCCCGCCCCGCACCGAGCCCCTCGTCCTGGCCGTCATGACCGACCGGCCCGGCTACGAGGCGGAACCCTCGGACGCCCTGATCGCCGAGGCGACCCGGAGGACCGTCGCCGCCCTGAAAGGGTGA
- a CDS encoding DUF4328 domain-containing protein, protein MIEKESPVPAPLPDPASALRPVRGAARLAVVALALAGVAWAVRAVWHVRLAMAGEPASGPPDQGNGVHRPLNALENSYHLVDSAGGAVTVVCAIVFLLWLDRVRDNARALSGQDARYQYLWLFLGWIVPIANLWIPRGMVADVHGSVFPERRLPAVVNWWWGLWLAGLAGGVGLIYADSTDEVIARAYQGVWPLLAADLVIVAAAATAALMVHTLTTTQQERIDEVARTDS, encoded by the coding sequence GTGATCGAAAAGGAATCCCCCGTCCCCGCTCCTCTCCCCGACCCGGCCTCCGCCCTGCGCCCGGTCCGGGGCGCGGCCCGCCTCGCCGTCGTCGCTCTCGCCCTCGCCGGAGTCGCCTGGGCGGTCCGGGCGGTCTGGCACGTCCGGCTCGCCATGGCGGGCGAGCCCGCGTCCGGCCCGCCGGACCAGGGCAACGGCGTCCACCGGCCCCTGAACGCCCTGGAGAACTCCTACCACTTGGTCGACTCCGCGGGCGGAGCCGTCACGGTCGTCTGCGCGATCGTGTTCCTGCTCTGGCTGGACCGCGTACGGGACAACGCCCGCGCTCTCTCGGGCCAGGACGCCCGGTACCAGTACCTGTGGCTCTTCCTGGGCTGGATCGTGCCGATCGCGAACCTGTGGATACCCCGGGGCATGGTCGCGGACGTCCACGGGTCGGTCTTCCCCGAACGGCGGCTGCCCGCCGTCGTGAACTGGTGGTGGGGCCTGTGGCTGGCCGGCCTGGCCGGTGGAGTCGGCCTGATCTACGCCGACTCCACCGACGAGGTCATCGCCCGCGCCTACCAGGGCGTCTGGCCCCTGCTCGCCGCCGACCTGGTCATCGTCGCCGCGGCCGCGACCGCCGCCCTCATGGTCCACACCCTCACCACCACGCAGCAGGAACGCATCGACGAGGTCGCACGGACCGACTCCTAG
- a CDS encoding class F sortase, which produces MTAFSRRAFTTAALASLPAALLTACGSHGTTTGRRPRPRAVPAEGARPLARSAPVRLLVPAIGVDTPVIRLGLAPDGTAEVPPITADDRAGWYRHSPTPGQTGPSVILGHVTVGKYGDGVFRRLDRLRRGERIVTRLENGTAAEFAVTAVRTTPKTDFPADDVYGDVDRPELRLITCGGARTGDGYADNVIVFAALSGAESPTPGER; this is translated from the coding sequence ATGACCGCGTTCTCCAGGCGCGCGTTCACGACCGCGGCACTGGCGTCGCTGCCGGCGGCCCTGCTGACGGCGTGCGGGAGCCACGGGACCACCACGGGACGACGTCCCAGGCCCCGGGCGGTGCCGGCCGAGGGGGCGCGTCCCCTGGCCCGTTCCGCCCCGGTCCGGCTGCTCGTCCCGGCCATCGGCGTCGACACCCCGGTCATCCGGCTGGGCCTGGCGCCCGACGGCACGGCGGAGGTGCCGCCGATCACGGCGGACGACCGGGCGGGCTGGTACCGGCACTCACCGACGCCGGGACAGACCGGCCCCTCGGTGATCCTCGGACACGTCACGGTCGGGAAGTACGGCGACGGCGTCTTCCGCCGGCTCGACCGGCTGCGCCGGGGCGAGCGGATCGTGACGCGCCTGGAAAACGGCACGGCGGCGGAGTTCGCCGTCACGGCCGTACGGACCACCCCGAAAACCGACTTCCCCGCGGACGACGTCTACGGGGACGTGGACCGCCCGGAGCTGCGGCTGATCACGTGCGGCGGAGCGCGTACCGGCGACGGATACGCGGACAACGTGATCGTCTTCGCGGCGCTGAGCGGCGCCGAGTCCCCGACCCCTGGAGAGCGTTGA
- a CDS encoding NAD(P)/FAD-dependent oxidoreductase — protein sequence MTSSPLLPTVPRTADVVIIGGGVMGTSIAFHLAEAGVRNIVVVERGELGCGSSGKPIGGVRAHFSDPLNIELGDRSLRAFRDFPDRPGADIRLDTVGYLFLLTTERQVADFEAAVRLQNSLGVPSRMTDPAEARRLCPYVSTEGLLAAAHSPADGHARPALVVQGYARAATRAGAVLATRTSVTGLDTRGDRVTAVHTDRGRIDCATVVCAAGAWSARIGDLAGVPLPVRPVRRQLAFTVPLTPPAPRIPFTIDFSSSAYFHNSDDGLLFGLADPAEPDGFDTTWTPEWLGLFRDVVRHRAPDLAALETAGGWAGLYEVTPDHNALIGRSDEIVNFLYATGFSGHGFLQAPAVGEIVRDLYLDRPPCVDVGPLTADRFRAGAEIRPESHIV from the coding sequence TTGACCTCCTCACCCCTCCTCCCCACCGTCCCCCGCACCGCCGACGTCGTGATCATCGGCGGTGGTGTGATGGGCACGAGCATCGCTTTCCACCTGGCCGAGGCCGGGGTGCGGAACATCGTCGTCGTGGAACGCGGAGAGCTGGGCTGCGGCAGCTCCGGCAAACCGATCGGCGGTGTACGGGCGCACTTCTCCGACCCGCTCAACATCGAACTGGGCGACCGGAGTCTGCGCGCCTTCCGGGACTTCCCGGACCGCCCCGGCGCCGACATCCGCCTCGACACCGTCGGCTACCTCTTCCTGCTCACCACCGAGCGCCAGGTCGCCGACTTCGAGGCCGCCGTCCGGCTGCAGAACTCCCTGGGCGTCCCCAGCCGTATGACCGACCCGGCCGAAGCCCGCCGCCTCTGCCCCTACGTCAGCACCGAAGGGCTGCTGGCCGCCGCCCACTCGCCCGCCGACGGCCACGCCCGGCCCGCCCTGGTCGTCCAGGGCTACGCGCGTGCGGCCACCCGGGCCGGGGCGGTCCTCGCGACCCGCACCAGCGTCACCGGCCTCGACACCCGAGGCGATCGGGTCACGGCCGTCCACACCGACCGCGGCCGGATCGACTGCGCCACGGTCGTCTGCGCCGCCGGTGCCTGGTCGGCCCGGATCGGCGACCTGGCCGGAGTCCCCCTCCCCGTCCGGCCGGTCCGCCGCCAACTGGCCTTCACCGTCCCGCTCACACCCCCCGCCCCGCGCATCCCCTTCACCATCGACTTCTCCTCCTCGGCCTACTTCCACAACAGCGACGACGGCCTCCTGTTCGGCCTGGCCGACCCCGCCGAGCCGGACGGCTTCGACACCACCTGGACCCCCGAGTGGCTCGGACTCTTCCGCGACGTCGTACGCCATCGCGCCCCCGACCTCGCCGCCCTGGAGACGGCGGGCGGCTGGGCCGGGCTCTACGAGGTGACACCTGACCACAACGCGCTCATCGGCCGCTCAGATGAGATCGTCAACTTCCTCTACGCCACCGGCTTCTCCGGCCACGGCTTCCTCCAGGCCCCGGCGGTGGGGGAGATCGTCCGCGACCTGTACCTGGACCGGCCACCCTGCGTCGACGTAGGTCCCCTCACCGCCGACCGCTTCCGGGCGGGGGCGGAGATCCGGCCCGAGTCGCACATCGTCTGA
- a CDS encoding alpha/beta hydrolase gives MRGSPRVHAALAGCVGWPERVNNPQHRLRITKAPKLLMMHSRHDPANPHSWAAEAHRQTRGRAVLLTYEGAGHRVYDRSDCTRDAMDGYLVSLKVPRDGGSCATADPVTGG, from the coding sequence ATGCGCGGCTCGCCCCGCGTGCACGCCGCGCTGGCCGGGTGCGTCGGCTGGCCGGAGCGGGTGAACAACCCGCAGCACCGTCTGCGCATCACCAAGGCCCCGAAGCTGCTGATGATGCACTCCCGGCACGACCCGGCCAACCCCCACTCCTGGGCGGCCGAAGCGCACCGGCAGACCCGCGGCAGGGCCGTCCTGCTGACGTACGAGGGCGCGGGACACCGCGTCTACGACCGGAGCGACTGCACCCGCGACGCGATGGACGGCTACCTCGTGTCCCTGAAGGTCCCGCGCGACGGCGGCAGTTGCGCCACGGCCGATCCGGTCACCGGGGGCTAG
- a CDS encoding Tat pathway signal sequence domain protein produces the protein MRRTVLSALALAGTAVLLGTVPAFADGGKTPSPVPSSTPPQASAEPTRAPAAKDSTRPAPKPEPTRAPADGQVSIRPGGAPDTGVTPASSSSGSDGTAIGAGAAAAFALGGTAVFVVRRRRATGA, from the coding sequence ATGCGCCGAACCGTCCTGAGCGCCCTGGCCCTCGCGGGCACCGCCGTCCTGCTGGGCACCGTGCCCGCGTTCGCCGACGGGGGCAAGACCCCGAGCCCCGTCCCCTCGTCCACCCCGCCGCAGGCCAGTGCCGAACCGACCCGGGCACCGGCCGCGAAGGACAGCACCCGCCCGGCCCCGAAGCCCGAACCGACCCGGGCGCCGGCCGACGGCCAGGTCTCCATCCGGCCGGGCGGCGCGCCCGACACCGGTGTGACGCCGGCGTCCTCGTCCTCCGGGAGCGACGGCACGGCGATCGGCGCGGGCGCCGCCGCGGCGTTCGCGCTGGGCGGCACGGCGGTCTTCGTCGTACGGCGCCGCCGGGCGACCGGGGCATGA
- a CDS encoding RNA polymerase sigma factor, which yields MKRSREKAASELFAALYPRLAGWCRRLVDDDGTAHEIASEAFTRLWARWTSVEEPRGFLYVTAANLVRDHWRKLERERRAMHRVTSEAAVRPHPEQADPSVRLLVQSLPERLRVPILLHYYADMPIREVSALTGRKEGTVKADLHAARELLRVHLRRSLDHTP from the coding sequence TTGAAACGGTCCCGCGAGAAGGCCGCGTCCGAACTGTTCGCCGCCCTCTACCCGCGCCTCGCCGGCTGGTGCCGCCGGCTCGTCGACGACGACGGGACGGCCCACGAGATCGCCTCGGAGGCGTTCACCCGGCTCTGGGCCCGCTGGACGTCCGTGGAGGAGCCCCGCGGCTTCCTCTACGTCACCGCGGCCAACCTCGTCCGCGACCACTGGCGCAAACTGGAGCGCGAGCGCCGGGCCATGCACCGCGTCACCTCGGAGGCCGCCGTACGGCCCCACCCCGAGCAGGCCGACCCGTCCGTGCGGCTGCTCGTCCAGTCGCTCCCGGAACGACTCCGCGTGCCGATCCTCCTCCACTACTACGCTGACATGCCGATCCGGGAGGTGTCCGCACTGACCGGACGCAAGGAAGGAACCGTCAAGGCCGACCTGCACGCGGCCCGGGAACTGCTCCGCGTCCACCTGAGGAGAAGCCTTGACCACACGCCTTGA